One Rhinolophus ferrumequinum isolate MPI-CBG mRhiFer1 chromosome X, mRhiFer1_v1.p, whole genome shotgun sequence genomic window, ccaaaagaggtccccttccccaagcagccCCGCCGCGCCCTCTTCAAGTACGCAGCCCTTCAACTTTGCAGTCAGCCCAACGAGCCCTACagccagaaagaaaacagctttgagaaaagagagagggtgagagaTGGGGCCGGGAAGGGTGCTGGGCAGCCGCGGGCAGCCCGCCTCAGTGGCCCCAATTGCTGAAGCCGATCTCCTGCTTGTATCTGTTGGTGAGGATGTTGGCTTTGCGCGTAAGTTTGGAGAGCACAGTGTGCAGCCCGCGCAGGTGGTAGTGAAACTGCTGTTCCAGGTCCTCCTCGCCGGCGTCCGCGCCCTCCAAGTGGCTCAGGTCCACCAGGATGTCTTTGGACTTCCAGgcgctgccctcctcgctcccgGCTGGTTGTGGCGGCTGGTGCAGGACCCCCCACTCGATGTCGTTGCGGATGGACTTGAGCAGCACGTAGTGGCTGTACATGTCCCGAGAGGGCGCGAAAAAGCTGCCATTGGCGCTGCCCGGGCCCGGGGCGGGGGGCGTGCGCTCCTCCAGGCAGCCGCCACTACCGCCTACCTCCACGCTGACATCGTTGTCCAGCCCGGGCTCGGCCAGGGGCACGTCGCGCAGCAGGCTGGGCACCATCACCGTCTGGTCCATGTTGTTCACGGCGCCGATGAAGCGGTTCATGGCATTAAAGAGCGAGTGCTTCTGGTTGTAGGTGTCGCAGATTTGCATCATGGTGGCCGCGCGGGCGCCGAAGCACAAGGGCACGGGAGGGCCGGCTGGGGCGAGGGTGTTCCCGCCTTCACGAGCTCTCAGATGCCCGCGCGGGGAGCTTGCTATAGCACGAGCCGCGACGGGATTCCCGACTCCTCCTCCACACTCCAACTCTCGTCTCGCTCACAGCCCGACCCTGCGGGGATGTGCTGCTTCTCCTGGTTTGGGCGTCCGAAAGCTCGCGATGGCGGCGCGTGGTCCGTGGGTCGAGCCCTGGCCTTGTTGGGAAACCGGGACGAAAGAGAAGATTATTCACCCGGCTAAGGTGCCCGGCACGGCCGGCCGCCCGCACCTCTCTCCCCCGATTACTGCTCGCCTGGGACGGTACCCAGGTGGTTCCCCGCAGCCCGGCtgtcccacctcctctccctAGGACCACGGAGAGAAGGAGGGGGTGCTCCACACCCCAGTCTTCCTCCGAAA contains:
- the MID1IP1 gene encoding mid1-interacting protein 1 — its product is MMQICDTYNQKHSLFNAMNRFIGAVNNMDQTVMVPSLLRDVPLAEPGLDNDVSVEVGGSGGCLEERTPPAPGPGSANGSFFAPSRDMYSHYVLLKSIRNDIEWGVLHQPPQPAGSEEGSAWKSKDILVDLSHLEGADAGEEDLEQQFHYHLRGLHTVLSKLTRKANILTNRYKQEIGFSNWGH